In a genomic window of Thiosocius teredinicola:
- a CDS encoding polyamine ABC transporter substrate-binding protein: MKRYLLLGSLVLAIFAGDAAAEEAKLNIYNWSDYITNEVLEEFQKETGIKVVYDVYDSNEVLEAKLLAGHSGYDLVFPTARPFAERHIAAGIYRKLDKSALSNYDNLDPVILGNLADIDPGNEYAVPYMWGTTSIGYNVDKVAERLGTDAKLDSWSLIFDPANAEKLADCGISLLDDSTEVISAALMYLGKDPNSTDKADLDAATEMLKKIRPYIRYIHSSQYINDLANGDLCVAHGYSGDVLQARDRADEAKNGVKVALTIPREGAILAVDVMVIPADAKHPQNAEKFINFVLRPDVVAKITNYVSFANAVPASLSLLEEEVRNDPGIFPPKEVQEKLRSPAQLGPAVQRARSRAWTRVKTGR, encoded by the coding sequence GTGAAACGGTATCTGTTGTTGGGTTCGTTGGTTTTGGCGATTTTCGCAGGCGATGCAGCGGCTGAAGAAGCGAAGCTGAACATCTATAACTGGAGCGACTACATCACCAATGAGGTGCTGGAGGAGTTTCAGAAAGAGACCGGCATCAAGGTCGTCTACGACGTCTACGATTCGAACGAGGTTCTCGAAGCCAAGCTGCTCGCCGGGCACAGCGGTTACGATTTGGTGTTTCCGACCGCGCGTCCCTTCGCGGAGCGCCATATTGCGGCGGGCATCTACCGCAAGCTCGACAAGTCGGCGCTGAGCAACTACGACAATCTCGACCCGGTTATTCTGGGCAACCTGGCCGACATCGATCCAGGCAACGAGTACGCCGTGCCCTACATGTGGGGCACGACGAGCATCGGCTACAACGTCGACAAGGTTGCCGAGCGCCTCGGTACGGACGCCAAGCTGGACTCCTGGTCACTGATCTTCGATCCGGCCAATGCCGAGAAGTTGGCCGATTGCGGTATCAGCCTGCTCGACGACTCCACCGAGGTGATCAGCGCGGCGCTGATGTACCTGGGCAAAGATCCCAACAGCACCGACAAGGCCGACCTCGACGCGGCCACCGAGATGCTCAAGAAGATTCGGCCGTATATCCGCTATATCCATTCCTCGCAGTACATCAACGACCTCGCCAATGGCGACCTGTGCGTTGCCCATGGCTATTCGGGTGATGTGTTGCAGGCGCGTGATCGTGCCGATGAGGCGAAAAACGGCGTGAAGGTCGCACTGACGATACCGCGCGAAGGCGCGATCCTGGCGGTCGACGTTATGGTGATCCCGGCAGATGCCAAGCATCCGCAGAACGCGGAGAAGTTCATCAACTTCGTGCTGCGTCCGGATGTGGTTGCCAAGATCACCAACTATGTCTCGTTTGCCAATGCCGTGCCCGCTTCTTTGTCGTTGTTGGAAGAGGAAGTGCGCAACGATCCGGGTATCTTCCCGCCGAAGGAAGTCCAGGAAAAACTGCGTTCGCCGGCGCAGCTCGGGCCGGCCGTGCAGCGCGCACGCTCGCGCGCCTGGACGCGTGTCAAGACGGGTCGCTGA
- a CDS encoding ABC transporter ATP-binding protein, translating into MAGSQPTLAAWQDPSAAPLVEIQNVTKTFDSVYAVDDLSLTIYPGEFFSLLGASGCGKTTLLRMLAGFERPDKGRLLIAGQDVTEMPPYHRPVNMMFQSYALFPHLSVAQNVAFGLRQEGVARNEVKQRVEAMLELVRLESFAKRKPHQLSGGQRQRVALARSLIKQPKLLLLDEPLGALDRKLREHTQFELVNLQERLGITFVMVTHDQEEAMTMSTRMAVMNEGRIRQLGTPSELYEFPANRFVAGFIGAVNQFEGRVVEQHDATLAVHAESVQGELHVTTQHAVAPGTPLGVAVRPEKVRISIDRPEGADNHLKGSVEEIAYLGDVSIYHVRVPGGALIEAQVTNRARHVSASLTWGDEAWVAWSADDAIALLE; encoded by the coding sequence ATGGCGGGATCGCAACCGACCCTGGCGGCGTGGCAGGATCCTTCTGCTGCGCCGCTGGTCGAGATCCAGAATGTCACCAAGACCTTCGACAGCGTTTACGCTGTCGATGACCTCTCGCTGACCATCTACCCTGGCGAATTTTTCTCCCTGCTCGGTGCCTCCGGCTGCGGCAAGACGACACTGCTGCGCATGCTGGCTGGATTCGAGCGGCCCGATAAAGGCCGCCTGTTGATCGCCGGGCAGGATGTGACTGAGATGCCGCCGTATCACCGGCCGGTCAACATGATGTTTCAGTCGTATGCCTTGTTCCCGCACCTGTCGGTCGCGCAGAACGTGGCGTTCGGCCTGCGCCAGGAGGGCGTGGCACGTAATGAGGTGAAGCAGCGCGTTGAGGCCATGCTCGAGTTGGTGCGCCTCGAGAGCTTTGCCAAACGCAAACCGCACCAGCTATCCGGCGGTCAGCGCCAGCGAGTGGCCCTGGCGCGGTCTTTGATCAAACAGCCGAAGCTGCTGTTGCTCGACGAGCCGCTCGGCGCGCTCGACCGCAAGCTGCGCGAACACACGCAGTTCGAACTGGTCAACCTGCAGGAACGTCTCGGCATCACCTTCGTTATGGTTACGCACGATCAGGAAGAGGCGATGACCATGTCGACCCGCATGGCGGTGATGAACGAAGGGCGTATCCGTCAGCTGGGTACTCCCAGCGAGCTGTACGAGTTTCCCGCCAACCGCTTCGTTGCCGGTTTCATCGGTGCAGTCAATCAATTCGAAGGGCGGGTAGTCGAACAACACGACGCCACGCTGGCTGTGCATGCCGAATCGGTTCAGGGTGAGCTGCATGTCACGACGCAGCACGCGGTGGCACCGGGCACGCCGCTGGGCGTTGCGGTGCGCCCGGAAAAGGTGCGCATCAGCATCGACAGACCCGAAGGTGCCGATAATCACCTCAAGGGATCCGTCGAAGAGATTGCCTATCTCGGCGATGTCTCGATCTACCATGTGCGCGTGCCGGGCGGCGCGCTGATCGAGGCGCAGGTCACGAACCGGGCACGCCACGTTTCGGCATCGCTCACCTGGGGTGACGAGGCGTGGGTTGCCTGGAGCGCAGACGATGCAATTGCCCTCCTTGAGTAA
- a CDS encoding ABC transporter permease subunit, with amino-acid sequence MQLPSLSNAAKRIAPSIAKRLSPGKATVGWVPLFWLALFFGLPFLIVARISLSEAVVGVPPYSDLLEWGSDAIVQLRLSFASYLLLWEDNTYVDALLNSVRIAGSATLLCLLLGYPLALGITRAPASWRVPLLMLVILPFWTSFLIRVYAWIGILKDNGLLNNLLMSLGIIDQPLHLLYTEFAVYLGIVYAYLPFMVLPLYASLSRLDDSLLEAASDLGCRPTCAFWRVTVPLTMPGIIAGSLLVFVPAVGEFVIPDLLGGSDSLMIGKVLWTEYFNNRDWPVAAAIAVGLLALLVVPVMLFERYREKEQDA; translated from the coding sequence ATGCAATTGCCCTCCTTGAGTAACGCCGCCAAGCGCATCGCACCTTCTATTGCGAAGCGTTTGAGCCCCGGCAAGGCAACCGTCGGTTGGGTGCCACTGTTCTGGCTGGCACTGTTCTTCGGCTTGCCGTTTCTGATCGTCGCGCGCATCAGTCTGTCCGAAGCCGTCGTTGGCGTGCCGCCGTATTCCGATCTGCTTGAATGGGGCAGCGACGCCATCGTCCAGCTGCGTCTGAGTTTTGCCAGTTATCTGTTGTTGTGGGAAGACAATACCTACGTCGATGCGCTGCTCAACTCGGTGCGCATTGCCGGCTCGGCAACACTGTTGTGTCTACTGCTCGGCTATCCCTTGGCGCTCGGTATCACGCGCGCACCGGCGAGTTGGCGGGTGCCGCTGCTGATGTTGGTGATCCTGCCGTTCTGGACCAGTTTTCTGATCCGCGTGTATGCCTGGATCGGTATCCTCAAGGACAACGGGCTGCTCAACAACCTGTTGATGTCGCTCGGCATCATCGATCAGCCGCTGCACCTGTTGTACACCGAGTTCGCGGTCTATCTCGGCATTGTCTATGCCTACCTGCCGTTCATGGTGCTCCCGCTGTACGCCAGCCTGTCCCGCCTGGACGACAGCCTGCTGGAGGCCGCGTCCGACCTGGGCTGCAGGCCGACCTGTGCCTTTTGGCGGGTCACGGTGCCGTTGACGATGCCGGGCATCATCGCCGGCTCGCTTTTGGTGTTCGTGCCGGCAGTGGGTGAATTCGTTATCCCCGATCTGCTCGGTGGATCGGACAGCCTGATGATCGGCAAGGTCCTGTGGACTGAATATTTCAACAATCGCGATTGGCCGGTAGCGGCCGCGATCGCGGTCGGTCTGCTTGCGCTGTTGGTCGTGCCGGTGATGTTGTTTGAGCGCTACCGCGAGAAGGAGCAGGACGCATGA
- a CDS encoding ABC transporter permease subunit — protein MTARRPVLVFSLMAFAYAFLYAPIVSLVIYSFNESRLVTVWAGFSTKWYVSLMHNEELLGAAWVSLRIAVMNASLAVVLGTLAGVALVRFGRFRGRSALALMVGAPLVMPDVILGLASLLLFVAMEQAIGWPAGRGMTTITIAHVTFSLAYVAVIVQSRLTRLDPSLEEAAMDLGARPWKVFFVVTLPLIAPALAAGWLLAFTLSLDDLVVASFTSGPGASTLPMKVYSSVRLGVSPEINALATVLVVIVTTGIVIAGWSMQRKAKREA, from the coding sequence ATGACAGCGCGCCGACCGGTGCTCGTGTTCTCGCTGATGGCGTTTGCTTACGCCTTTTTGTATGCGCCGATCGTGTCGCTGGTGATCTATTCGTTCAACGAATCACGTCTGGTGACCGTGTGGGCCGGGTTCTCGACCAAGTGGTACGTCAGCCTGATGCACAACGAGGAACTCCTTGGTGCGGCCTGGGTGAGTCTGCGTATCGCCGTCATGAATGCCTCCTTGGCCGTGGTGCTTGGCACCCTGGCCGGCGTCGCCCTGGTGCGTTTCGGCCGCTTTCGCGGACGGTCCGCGTTGGCATTGATGGTCGGTGCGCCGCTGGTCATGCCCGATGTAATTCTCGGCCTGGCCTCCCTGCTGTTGTTTGTCGCGATGGAGCAGGCAATCGGTTGGCCGGCCGGGCGCGGTATGACGACGATCACGATTGCCCACGTGACCTTCTCCTTGGCCTATGTCGCAGTCATCGTGCAGTCGCGCCTCACCCGGCTCGACCCCTCGCTGGAAGAGGCGGCCATGGATCTCGGTGCGCGTCCGTGGAAGGTGTTCTTTGTCGTCACCCTGCCGCTGATCGCGCCGGCACTCGCGGCAGGCTGGTTGTTGGCGTTCACACTGTCGCTGGATGACTTGGTGGTCGCGAGCTTCACCTCCGGGCCGGGTGCATCGACCCTGCCGATGAAGGTTTACTCCAGCGTGCGCCTGGGCGTCAGCCCGGAGATCAACGCCTTGGCGACCGTGCTCGTGGTGATTGTTACGACCGGCATCGTGATCGCAGGTTGGTCGATGCAGCGCAAGGCGAAACGCGAGGCGTGA
- a CDS encoding metal-dependent hydrolase, translated as MDSVTQAALGAAVGVAVMGRTTAPWKAALVGGMVATLPDLDVFIDKGNAVDDMLLHRAETHAFFWQLLVSPLIAAVIALLTRSFERYGRWWLLVALALVTHSMLDAMTIYGTRVWLPFSATPVGQGSLFIIDPLYTLPLLIGVLITAFKRSGRTFANTAGLVLSTGYALWSVAAQTYVTEVVENSPQAQGLGGEQIMVTPTPFNTVLWRVVLMRDDHYEEGFYSLLDPLVAADRPLKFTQYDRGRNLEARTREFDYANAIRDFSKGFYVLADDGRYLSISDLRMGQHPYYAFNFLFAEHHSEPVVAITPKRIARRIPFEPGIQWLWQRMLGMDVAPPGTEYREVSNRNDNPSGDT; from the coding sequence TTGGATTCGGTCACACAGGCTGCGCTGGGCGCCGCCGTCGGCGTCGCCGTCATGGGCAGAACGACAGCACCGTGGAAAGCGGCACTGGTGGGCGGCATGGTCGCCACCCTGCCCGACCTCGATGTGTTCATCGACAAGGGCAATGCGGTGGACGACATGCTGCTGCACCGCGCCGAAACCCATGCCTTCTTCTGGCAGTTGCTGGTGTCGCCCCTGATAGCGGCGGTGATCGCACTGCTGACCCGCTCATTCGAACGCTACGGGCGCTGGTGGTTGCTGGTCGCGCTCGCCCTCGTGACCCACTCGATGCTCGACGCGATGACGATCTACGGCACGCGTGTGTGGTTGCCGTTCAGCGCAACGCCGGTCGGCCAGGGCAGTCTGTTCATCATCGACCCGCTGTACACCCTGCCCCTGTTGATCGGCGTCTTGATCACTGCGTTCAAACGGTCCGGCCGAACCTTCGCCAACACCGCCGGACTCGTGTTGTCCACGGGCTATGCATTATGGTCGGTCGCGGCGCAGACCTACGTCACAGAGGTCGTCGAAAACTCACCGCAGGCGCAGGGCTTGGGCGGCGAACAGATCATGGTCACGCCGACGCCGTTCAATACGGTGCTGTGGCGCGTGGTACTGATGCGCGATGATCACTACGAAGAAGGTTTTTACTCGCTGCTCGACCCGCTGGTTGCCGCGGATCGTCCGCTGAAGTTCACGCAATACGACCGTGGCAGAAACCTGGAGGCACGGACGCGCGAATTCGATTACGCCAATGCGATCCGCGACTTCTCCAAGGGCTTTTATGTGCTCGCCGACGATGGGAGATATCTGAGCATCTCCGACCTGCGTATGGGACAACACCCCTACTACGCCTTCAATTTCCTGTTCGCCGAACACCACAGCGAACCGGTCGTCGCCATCACGCCCAAACGCATCGCCCGCCGCATCCCGTTCGAACCGGGCATTCAATGGCTGTGGCAACGCATGCTGGGAATGGATGTTGCCCCTCCGGGCACCGAATACCGCGAAGTCAGCAATCGCAACGACAACCCGTCCGGAGATACCTGA
- a CDS encoding methylated-DNA--[protein]-cysteine S-methyltransferase, whose amino-acid sequence MDGLIELTDAGCDVQSAETFRRIERAIAFLRDNRHAQPALPELAAYLGLSASQTQRLFSRWAGISPKRFLQFLTVEYAKSRMRETGDLLGLALDSGLSGPGRLHDLFVNMEAMSPGEFKQAAAGADIRYGFGDSPFGQALVAFTARGICHLSFVAEGDESAALQALTSTWSQANWIEDTSASGQLLKRIFAAGQPPNGNLSLWVSGTNFQIQVWRAMLQIPSAGLLSYRQLADLLGMPKAARAVGSAVARNPVAFLIPCHRVLRESGEFGIYHWGRERKMAMCGWESAVEELAINDRGRPGGAGTRA is encoded by the coding sequence ATGGACGGATTGATCGAACTCACCGATGCCGGCTGCGACGTGCAGTCTGCGGAGACCTTTCGGCGCATCGAGCGCGCAATAGCCTTTTTGCGCGACAACCGGCACGCGCAGCCGGCCTTGCCCGAATTGGCTGCGTATCTCGGATTGAGCGCCTCGCAGACCCAGCGCCTGTTCAGCCGGTGGGCCGGCATCAGCCCCAAACGCTTCTTACAGTTTCTGACCGTCGAATACGCAAAATCGCGTATGCGTGAGACCGGCGACCTGTTGGGTCTGGCCCTGGACAGCGGCCTGTCCGGACCTGGCCGCCTGCACGACCTGTTCGTCAACATGGAGGCGATGTCGCCGGGTGAATTCAAGCAGGCTGCCGCCGGTGCCGACATCCGCTACGGTTTCGGCGATTCGCCGTTCGGCCAGGCCTTGGTGGCGTTCACCGCACGCGGCATCTGTCATCTGTCGTTCGTTGCCGAGGGCGATGAGTCGGCAGCGCTGCAGGCGTTGACGTCGACCTGGTCCCAGGCCAACTGGATTGAAGACACGTCGGCGAGCGGGCAACTGCTGAAACGCATCTTTGCGGCCGGGCAACCACCGAACGGCAATTTATCGCTGTGGGTCAGCGGTACCAACTTCCAGATCCAGGTGTGGCGCGCGATGTTGCAGATTCCCTCGGCGGGCCTGCTCAGTTACCGGCAGCTTGCAGACCTGCTGGGCATGCCGAAAGCGGCGCGTGCTGTCGGCAGTGCCGTGGCGCGCAACCCGGTAGCCTTTTTGATCCCCTGTCACCGCGTACTGCGAGAGAGCGGCGAGTTCGGCATCTACCACTGGGGCCGCGAGCGCAAGATGGCGATGTGCGGTTGGGAGTCTGCCGTCGAGGAACTAGCGATCAACGACCGCGGGCGTCCAGGCGGCGCAGGAACTCGCGCATGA
- a CDS encoding RimK family protein: MSDHVILVDAMSQWKNDFPDYPVVAVRDYLVDPTWSNKRNLRVLNLCRDTEYHSPGYYASLLAEARGHKVIPAVRTLQDLSRKALYGSELADLDKRVAKLFRDQPTEVTRFELLICFGECEVKGFRQLAKALFETFRCPLIKVEFKRGKVWHIKGIRSVGLKALKANQEDLFFEAMAGYLRRPWRSVRGKRNMRYDLAILYDPDETLAPSNRRALAQFIRAARTLGIDAELITSRDYGRIAEFDALLIRETTNVNHHTYRFAHRAASEGLVVIDDPDSILRCTNKIYLAELLARQKVAIPPSVVVSRDELDRAEEQLGYPMVLKIPDGAFSTGVFKVADRTAFEEKAAQLFRDSELILAQAYTPTDFDWRIGLLNGEVLYGCRYYMARGHWQIADHSKGKVREGGFDTLPLDELPNAVVQTALKAAAAIGNGLYGVDLKQIGRKVMVIEVNDNPNIDAGVEDKVLGIELYRRIMREFLRRLDARGR; the protein is encoded by the coding sequence ATGAGCGACCATGTCATTCTTGTCGATGCAATGAGTCAGTGGAAAAACGATTTTCCCGACTACCCGGTCGTGGCCGTGCGCGACTACCTGGTCGACCCGACATGGTCGAACAAGCGAAATCTGCGCGTTCTCAATCTGTGCCGCGACACCGAATACCACAGCCCGGGGTACTACGCCTCGCTGCTTGCTGAGGCGCGCGGGCACAAGGTGATCCCTGCCGTCCGCACACTGCAGGATCTCAGTCGCAAGGCTCTGTACGGCAGCGAACTGGCCGATCTCGACAAGCGCGTCGCCAAGCTGTTCCGCGATCAACCCACCGAGGTCACGCGGTTCGAGTTGCTGATCTGTTTCGGCGAATGCGAGGTAAAAGGTTTCCGCCAACTGGCGAAGGCACTGTTCGAGACCTTCCGCTGCCCACTGATCAAGGTCGAATTCAAGCGCGGCAAGGTGTGGCATATCAAAGGCATCCGCAGCGTCGGGCTCAAGGCCTTGAAGGCCAACCAGGAAGACCTGTTTTTCGAGGCGATGGCCGGCTACCTGCGCCGCCCGTGGCGCTCGGTGCGCGGCAAGCGCAACATGCGCTACGACCTGGCGATCTTGTACGACCCGGACGAAACCCTGGCACCGTCCAACCGGCGCGCGCTGGCGCAGTTCATCCGTGCCGCGCGAACGCTGGGCATCGACGCCGAACTGATCACCTCACGCGACTATGGCCGCATTGCCGAGTTCGATGCGCTGCTGATCCGAGAGACCACCAACGTCAACCATCACACCTACCGCTTTGCTCACCGTGCGGCATCGGAAGGGCTGGTGGTGATCGACGACCCCGATTCAATCCTGCGTTGCACCAACAAGATCTATCTGGCCGAACTGCTGGCACGGCAAAAGGTGGCGATCCCGCCGAGCGTTGTGGTCAGCCGTGACGAACTCGATCGTGCCGAAGAACAGCTCGGCTACCCCATGGTGCTGAAGATCCCCGATGGCGCCTTCTCCACCGGGGTATTCAAGGTGGCGGACCGCACCGCATTCGAGGAAAAGGCCGCGCAGCTGTTTCGCGATTCGGAACTGATCCTGGCGCAGGCCTACACCCCGACCGATTTCGACTGGCGTATCGGCCTGCTCAACGGCGAGGTGCTCTACGGCTGTCGCTACTATATGGCGCGCGGCCACTGGCAAATCGCCGACCATTCGAAAGGCAAGGTGCGCGAAGGTGGGTTCGACACATTGCCGCTCGACGAATTGCCGAACGCCGTCGTGCAGACGGCACTCAAAGCGGCCGCTGCGATCGGCAATGGACTGTATGGCGTCGACCTGAAACAGATCGGGCGCAAGGTGATGGTGATCGAGGTCAACGACAACCCCAACATCGACGCCGGTGTCGAGGACAAGGTGCTCGGCATCGAACTCTATCGGCGCATCATGCGCGAGTTCCTGCGCCGCCTGGACGCCCGCGGTCGTTGA
- a CDS encoding GNAT family N-acetyltransferase/peptidase C39 family protein, translated as MSIRPATLEDLDAMVALENRCFDDDRISRRQFRHLLNKGHAALLVADHESAIVASLVVLFSRGTATARLYSIAVAPEARGKGIASKMVERAEAEAWREERAWMRLEIRKDNAASIALFESLGYRRFGSFADYYADHMDAWRYEKALDARLKPRLDRVPWYEQTLDFTCGPACLLMAMQTLRPETQTSRIQEIKLWREATTVFMTSGLGGCGPYGLALAAHKRGFGVEIWVNDRGIQMIDSVRSPEKKEVITLVQQDMEREIAEFRIPVHFDVLGADALEAAFDDGAVPIVLISSWQIYNEKSPHWVVVSGFDEHFIYVNDPFVDYDDGETSIDSINMPIGRSQFAQMARYGKKGLQAVVLIKAEDAR; from the coding sequence GTGTCGATCCGCCCCGCAACACTTGAAGATCTCGACGCGATGGTCGCGCTCGAAAATCGCTGCTTCGACGACGATCGCATCAGCCGCCGCCAGTTCCGTCACCTGTTGAACAAGGGTCATGCCGCCTTGCTGGTGGCCGACCACGAGAGCGCCATTGTCGCCAGCCTGGTCGTGCTGTTCAGCCGTGGAACGGCGACCGCGCGGCTGTATTCGATCGCCGTCGCGCCCGAGGCGCGCGGCAAAGGCATCGCCAGCAAGATGGTCGAGCGCGCCGAGGCCGAGGCGTGGCGCGAAGAGCGCGCCTGGATGCGGCTGGAGATCCGTAAGGACAACGCGGCATCGATCGCTCTGTTCGAATCGCTCGGCTATCGCCGTTTCGGCAGCTTTGCCGACTACTACGCCGATCACATGGACGCGTGGCGCTACGAGAAGGCACTCGACGCGCGACTCAAGCCGCGCCTTGACCGCGTGCCGTGGTACGAACAGACGCTCGACTTCACCTGCGGCCCGGCCTGCCTGCTCATGGCCATGCAGACGCTGCGCCCTGAGACCCAGACCAGTCGCATCCAAGAGATCAAGCTGTGGCGCGAAGCGACCACCGTGTTCATGACCTCCGGGTTGGGCGGCTGCGGCCCCTACGGCTTGGCGTTGGCCGCGCACAAGCGCGGCTTCGGCGTCGAGATATGGGTTAACGATCGTGGTATCCAGATGATCGACAGCGTCCGCAGCCCGGAAAAAAAGGAAGTGATAACACTGGTGCAGCAAGACATGGAACGCGAGATCGCCGAGTTTCGCATACCGGTGCATTTCGATGTGCTGGGTGCCGACGCCCTCGAAGCGGCATTCGACGACGGCGCCGTGCCGATCGTGCTGATCAGTTCGTGGCAGATCTACAACGAGAAATCGCCGCACTGGGTGGTGGTCAGCGGTTTCGATGAACACTTCATCTATGTCAACGATCCGTTCGTCGACTACGACGACGGCGAGACGTCGATTGATTCGATCAACATGCCGATCGGTCGCAGCCAATTCGCACAGATGGCGCGCTACGGTAAGAAAGGTCTGCAGGCAGTGGTACTGATAAAGGCGGAGGATGCCCGATGA
- a CDS encoding RMD1 family protein encodes MSQNPSPRLAHAVLLGHRINVRPLLQTPHLSGAPVAVEVSGGGLAVVLRFGVVVFFDVSPIGQTQFIDALRPYVSEPIDQGEFETLEFTVESGSELLHEGVLLLDNDELPTLQVVADVLAKSVVLDHHEHLVAATFDRVEPLAEQLSSGSHRIRQSRSLVAHIGEMLRVQHRMVGRAEIGEKPDIIWEHPDRERLFVRLEQEFEIRERRSALDRKLNLISTTAETLLDLVQAQRTLRVEWYIVILIVVEIGLTLYELFLH; translated from the coding sequence ATGTCGCAAAACCCCTCTCCGCGCTTGGCCCATGCGGTTTTGCTCGGTCATCGCATCAACGTTCGCCCACTGCTGCAGACGCCGCATCTGTCCGGAGCGCCGGTTGCCGTCGAAGTCAGCGGCGGCGGCCTGGCCGTCGTCTTGCGCTTCGGTGTAGTCGTGTTCTTCGACGTGTCGCCGATCGGGCAGACGCAATTCATCGACGCCTTGCGACCGTATGTGTCCGAGCCGATAGACCAGGGCGAGTTCGAGACCTTGGAGTTCACTGTCGAAAGCGGCAGCGAGTTGTTGCATGAAGGCGTGTTGTTGCTCGACAACGATGAACTGCCGACTTTGCAGGTGGTCGCCGATGTGCTGGCCAAGAGCGTTGTGCTCGACCACCACGAGCACCTGGTGGCGGCGACGTTCGATCGGGTTGAACCCCTGGCCGAACAATTGAGCAGCGGCAGCCATCGCATCCGTCAGTCACGCAGCCTGGTGGCGCATATCGGCGAGATGCTGCGGGTACAACACCGCATGGTCGGGCGTGCTGAGATCGGCGAGAAACCCGACATCATCTGGGAGCATCCCGACCGTGAGCGTCTGTTCGTCCGCCTCGAGCAGGAGTTCGAGATCCGCGAGCGGCGCAGTGCGCTCGACCGCAAGCTCAATCTGATCAGCACCACCGCAGAAACCCTGCTCGATCTGGTGCAGGCGCAACGCACCCTGCGCGTCGAGTGGTATATCGTTATTTTGATCGTGGTAGAAATCGGCCTGACACTTTACGAACTCTTTCTACACTAA